The Candidatus Mycolicibacterium alkanivorans genome contains a region encoding:
- a CDS encoding phosphoenolpyruvate carboxykinase (GTP): protein MTSATIPGLDTAPTKHQGLLAWVQEIAELTQPDRVVFADGSEEEYQRLCEQLVAAGTFIPLSDSEEPRSYLARSTPSDVARVESRTFICSEREIDAGPTNNWMAPDEMRAIMTDLYRGCMRGRTLYVVPFCMGPLGADDPKLGVEITDSEYVVVSMRTMTRMGKAALEKLGDDGFFVKALHSLGAPLEPGQEDVPWPCSDTKYITHFPETREIWSFGSGYGGNALLGKKCYSLRIASVMARDEGWLAEHMLILKLISPENKAYYIVAAFPSACGKTNLAMLQPTIPGWRAETLGDDIAWMRFGKDGRLYAVNPEFGFFGVAPGTNWRSNPNAMKTVAAGNTVFTNVALTDKGGVWWEGLEGEPQHLIDWKGNDWTPDSDEPAAHPNSRYCTPMSQCPTLAPEWDDPQGVPISAILFGGRRKTTVPLVTQARDWQHGVFIGASLGSEKTAAAEGKVGTIRRDPMAMLPFLGYNAGDYCQHWLDLGKNADESKLPKIFFVNWFRRGEDGRFLWPGFGENSRVLKWIVERVEGKAHGTSTPIGTVPGVEDLDLSGLDVDEGDAAAALKVNASEWRDELAQIEEWFEFIGEKLPTGVKDEFEALKQRLAEAD, encoded by the coding sequence ATGACTTCAGCGACCATTCCCGGTCTGGACACTGCACCGACCAAACACCAGGGCCTGCTGGCCTGGGTACAGGAAATCGCTGAGCTGACCCAGCCCGACCGAGTGGTCTTCGCCGACGGTTCGGAGGAGGAGTACCAGCGCCTCTGCGAGCAGCTTGTCGCCGCCGGCACCTTCATCCCGCTCAGCGACTCCGAGGAGCCTCGCTCCTACCTCGCGCGGTCGACGCCGTCGGACGTGGCGCGCGTCGAGTCCCGCACCTTCATCTGCTCCGAGCGCGAGATCGACGCCGGCCCCACCAACAATTGGATGGCCCCTGACGAGATGCGCGCCATCATGACCGACCTCTACCGCGGCTGCATGCGCGGGCGCACCCTGTACGTCGTGCCGTTCTGCATGGGCCCGCTCGGCGCCGACGACCCCAAGCTGGGTGTGGAGATCACCGACTCCGAGTACGTGGTCGTCTCGATGCGCACCATGACGCGGATGGGCAAGGCGGCACTCGAGAAGCTCGGCGACGACGGCTTCTTCGTCAAGGCGCTGCACTCGCTGGGCGCTCCGCTGGAGCCCGGCCAGGAAGACGTGCCGTGGCCGTGTAGCGACACGAAGTACATCACCCACTTCCCGGAGACCCGCGAGATCTGGAGCTTCGGCTCCGGCTACGGCGGCAACGCCCTGCTGGGCAAGAAGTGCTACTCGCTGCGCATCGCCTCGGTGATGGCCCGCGATGAGGGCTGGCTCGCCGAGCACATGCTGATCCTCAAGCTGATCTCCCCGGAGAACAAGGCCTACTACATCGTCGCGGCGTTCCCGTCGGCGTGCGGCAAGACCAACCTCGCGATGCTGCAGCCCACGATTCCCGGTTGGCGCGCCGAGACCCTCGGTGACGACATCGCCTGGATGCGGTTCGGCAAGGACGGCCGGCTGTATGCGGTCAACCCGGAGTTCGGGTTCTTCGGCGTCGCGCCGGGCACCAACTGGAGGTCCAATCCGAACGCGATGAAGACCGTCGCGGCGGGCAACACCGTGTTCACCAACGTCGCGTTGACCGACAAGGGCGGCGTGTGGTGGGAGGGCCTCGAGGGCGAGCCGCAGCACCTGATCGACTGGAAGGGCAACGACTGGACGCCGGACTCCGACGAGCCTGCCGCCCATCCGAATTCGCGGTACTGCACCCCGATGTCGCAGTGTCCAACGCTGGCCCCGGAGTGGGACGACCCGCAGGGCGTGCCGATCTCGGCGATCCTGTTCGGTGGCCGTCGTAAGACGACCGTGCCATTGGTGACCCAGGCCCGCGACTGGCAGCACGGTGTGTTCATCGGCGCCTCGCTGGGCAGCGAGAAGACCGCGGCGGCCGAAGGCAAGGTCGGCACGATCCGCCGCGACCCGATGGCCATGCTGCCATTCCTGGGCTACAACGCCGGTGACTACTGCCAGCACTGGCTCGATCTCGGCAAGAACGCCGACGAGTCGAAGCTGCCGAAGATCTTCTTCGTCAACTGGTTCCGTCGCGGCGAGGACGGCCGCTTCCTGTGGCCCGGCTTCGGCGAGAACAGCCGGGTGTTGAAGTGGATCGTCGAGCGGGTCGAGGGTAAGGCCCACGGGACGTCCACACCGATCGGCACGGTGCCGGGTGTCGAGGACCTCGACCTGAGCGGCCTCGACGTCGACGAGGGTGACGCGGCGGCCGCGCTGAAGGTCAACGCCTCCGAGTGGCGCGACGAACTGGCTCAGATCGAGGAGTGGTTCGAGTTCATCGGCGAGAAGCTGCCGACCGGCGTCAAGGACGAGTTCGAGGCGCTCAAGCAGCGCCTGGCCGAGGCCGACTGA
- a CDS encoding GntR family transcriptional regulator, with translation MKPEPAYQLLRQRLRDEIAAGAYPDGVRLPTESELVAECGLSRQTVRRAFQDLVAEGVVYRVPGRGTFANRGYLRQLGSIEDLMSLSEDTTMEVLHGLSRRVDVAAASRLRLDHDVVYTVVFRRLHRGVPFVLTTVHLPESVAQLMLESPELATGAVGTNTVIGVLEPHLDQPIAEAAQSITVAPADDIVADALGCPRGHAMLGVDRLYSDTRRTPVELSVSYFLPEQYTYRVTLRRSS, from the coding sequence GTGAAGCCCGAGCCGGCCTATCAGCTTCTGCGCCAACGGCTTCGCGACGAGATCGCCGCCGGCGCATACCCCGACGGCGTGCGCCTGCCGACGGAGTCGGAGCTGGTGGCTGAATGCGGGCTGTCCCGGCAGACCGTGCGGCGGGCCTTCCAGGATCTGGTGGCCGAAGGGGTGGTCTACCGGGTCCCGGGCCGCGGCACATTCGCCAACCGCGGATATCTCAGACAGCTGGGGTCGATCGAGGACCTGATGAGCCTGTCCGAGGACACCACGATGGAAGTGCTGCACGGCCTTTCGCGCCGTGTCGACGTCGCCGCCGCCAGCCGGCTGCGGCTCGACCACGACGTGGTCTACACCGTGGTGTTCCGTCGGCTTCACCGGGGTGTTCCGTTCGTCCTCACCACCGTGCATCTGCCGGAGTCGGTAGCCCAGCTGATGCTCGAGTCCCCGGAGCTGGCCACCGGCGCCGTGGGCACGAACACTGTCATCGGTGTGCTCGAGCCGCATCTCGACCAACCCATCGCCGAAGCGGCCCAGTCCATCACCGTGGCACCGGCCGACGACATTGTGGCAGATGCGCTGGGCTGTCCGCGCGGGCACGCGATGCTCGGGGTCGACCGGCTGTACTCCGACACGCGGCGCACCCCGGTGGAGTTGTCGGTGAGCTACTTCCTGCCCGAGCAGTACACCTATCGGGTCACGTTGCGCCGCTCCAGCTAA
- the trmB gene encoding tRNA (guanosine(46)-N7)-methyltransferase TrmB, whose amino-acid sequence MRDHGPMYAQHPGGSTAPDGRAAHLYPRVTSFRSRRSSLTQAQQEVWDRLWPTLGTQARFTEGPAPLLDAEAWFGRQAPVILEIGCGTGTSTLAMAQAEPDLDVVAVEVYRRGLAQLLGAMDREGVSNIRLVRGDGVDALEHMFGPASLTGVRVFFPDPWPKSRHHKRRLLKSDTIALIANRLRPGGVLHAATDHAGYAEQIAEAGDAEPLLLRTRPDGALPISTQRPTTKYEGKARHAGSPVTELIWVRRP is encoded by the coding sequence ATGAGGGACCATGGACCGATGTATGCGCAGCACCCGGGCGGCTCCACCGCGCCCGACGGTCGGGCGGCGCATTTGTATCCCCGGGTCACAAGCTTCCGGTCGCGCCGTTCGTCGCTGACCCAGGCGCAGCAGGAGGTATGGGACCGGCTGTGGCCGACGCTGGGCACCCAGGCGCGGTTTACCGAGGGACCGGCACCACTGCTCGACGCCGAGGCCTGGTTTGGGCGTCAGGCGCCGGTGATTCTCGAGATCGGATGCGGAACCGGCACCTCCACGCTGGCGATGGCACAGGCAGAACCCGACCTCGACGTCGTCGCCGTGGAGGTCTACCGCCGCGGTCTGGCGCAGTTGCTCGGCGCCATGGACCGGGAGGGCGTGTCCAACATCCGCCTGGTCCGCGGCGACGGTGTCGACGCGCTCGAGCACATGTTCGGTCCGGCATCGCTGACCGGGGTGCGGGTGTTCTTCCCCGACCCATGGCCGAAATCGCGGCACCACAAGCGGCGGCTGCTCAAATCGGACACCATCGCGCTGATCGCCAACCGTCTGCGGCCCGGAGGTGTGCTGCACGCCGCCACCGACCACGCGGGCTACGCCGAGCAGATCGCCGAAGCCGGCGACGCCGAGCCCCTTCTCCTGCGCACACGGCCGGACGGGGCGCTGCCCATCTCCACGCAGCGCCCGACCACCAAGTACGAGGGCAAGGCCCGCCACGCGGGTAGCCCGGTAACCGAACTCATCTGGGTGAGACGACCATGA